The Kluyveromyces lactis strain NRRL Y-1140 chromosome B complete sequence genome contains a region encoding:
- the AIM3 gene encoding Aim3p (similar to uniprot|P38266 Saccharomyces cerevisiae YBR108W Protein interacting with Rsv167p): MSNFWDNNKGSIMSGLASAGKYGYQGTKYVAKAGYKASKTHYNNSQGKKNVEESSDEGYMSESASDLSHLQDPKMFPPPPLKPGQKQISSDGTVIDAGNAPLVHTAAVPMANAASHPGLPPRTPTANSIPMLTQQQTYPPQNMYQQQPPPQPPMQQQVPPQVQQIPQPGQQLSQQPMQQLHPEPIPPRNYQTAVETPPQYTPIPSLNAQHVQEQLQQQLQQQFQPSMGTPDQGQALVQGSPLASQQQVQPQVQPQTSQYQSQQVPSPQIQNQGQLMQQQQNYFQPQLQQTQPQQYIDSYAQYQQQGQQQVQPQIQQMQPQVQQQPIQQPPQAQPQYQQSYPPQYQQQTQSLQPQYQQPVQAPIVQPPIPQQDYYQQQQQTPYQPASQPQMYQQQPGQQNPIVSPAPALAQRPSLSNIQTSTGHGASQESTVSSTASITVKPYVWMDSDERKEKKKIELQPVSAIDIHQVTPPLHKDRSSSSSLKSSSRDASVLEKGKSLSPGPAPLPSRNVRPPTSVDHTKPNTVTPAAATGTSAEVGDDQVRPNESITGVYHESTVSFPPPPKPTHNGLPMSPPVSHARPTVSHKPPNPPRPPVSSKPTLPPIQTHQRITSTERAPIGRPKEEVHQAAVLGAYNYNVDVGFAPPPKPPRSMVTSPANDPQTSLSSRRPSQEYGGVAKASSRTLPPPPGQQNGSLPQHTEEEPASNSSESAPPAMRMLPLADLPPPPQRTDSHTTTSEQPAVPSRTFDPPPRYSTNETIPPTYNIDEDIQTAHKKPPPKVPKKKVSLRAGNKPPVPKKKASLSGTATHEHNESARTSLTQETNNSIDDDDDDDSGEGNSFRKYLRHVVPAERDHIHKSK; encoded by the coding sequence ATGAGTAATTTTTGGGATAATAACAAGGGCAGTATTATGTCTGGTCTGGCAAGCGCCGGAAAATATGGTTATCAGGGCACGAAATATGTAGCAAAGGCAGGGTATAAGGCCAGTAAGACGCATTATAACAATTCCCAAGGCAAGAAGAATGTTGAGGAGAGTTCCGATGAAGGCTATATGAGCGAATCGGCTTCAGATTTGTCTCATTTACAAGATCCTAAGATGTTTCCACCGCCTCCTTTAAAACCGGGACAGAAACAGATATCCAGTGATGGGACTGTCATTGATGCTGGTAACGCTCCTCTGGTGCATACTGCTGCTGTGCCGATGGCCAATGCTGCTTCACACCCAGGGTTGCCTCCAAGAACACCGACAGCGAACAGTATTCCTATGCTTACTCAGCAACAAACGTATCCTCCGCAGAATATgtatcaacaacaaccGCCACCACAACCGCCAATGCAACAGCAAGTACCACCACAAGTACAGCAAATCCCACAGCCAGGGCAGCAGTTATCGCAGCAGCCAATGCAGCAGCTTCATCCTGAACCAATTCCtccaagaaattatcaGACTGCCGTAGAAACGCCCCCACAATATACCCCTATTCCATCGCTTAATGCACAACACGTACAAGAACAACTACAACAGCAGTTACAGCAACAGTTCCAACCATCAATGGGTACCCCTGATCAAGGCCAGGCATTAGTCCAAGGCTCTCCCTTGGCGTCGCAACAGCAGGTTCAGCCGCAGGTTCAGCCGCAGACCTCACAATATCAGTCTCAGCAGGTACCCTCGCCTCAGATTCAAAATCAAGGGCAACTAatgcaacagcaacaaaaCTACTTTCAACCTCAACTGCAGCAGACTCAGCCACAGCAGTATATCGATTCCTATGCTCAGTACCAGCAACAAGGGCAGCAGCAAGTTCAACCGCAGATACAGCAAATGCAACCTCAGGTTCAACAGCAACCCATCCAACAACCTCCGCAAGCACAACCGCAGTATCAACAGTCATATCCGCCACAGTACCAACAACAAACCCAATCTTTGCAGCCACAATATCAACAACCAGTTCAGGCTCCTATTGTACAGCCTCCCATTCCTCAACAGGATTATTatcagcaacagcagcaaaCTCCTTACCAACCTGCATCTCAACCTCAAATGtatcaacaacagccaGGGCAACAAAACCCCATTGTATCTCCAGCTCCTGCACTTGCGCAAAGACCAAGTCTCTCCAATATCCAAACATCTACTGGCCATGGTGCATCTCAAGAATCTACAGTTTCATCAACAGCTTCAATTACCGTTAAACCATACGTTTGGATGGATTCTGATGAACggaaggagaagaagaaaattgagCTGCAACCTGTGAGTGCAATTGATATTCATCAAGTGACACCTCCTCTCCACAAGGATAggtcatcttcttcaagtttgaaGAGTTCATCAAGGGACGCATCCGTATTGGAGAAGGGGAAATCACTTTCACCAGGTCCTGCACCTTTGCCTTCAAGGAATGTCAGACCACCTACATCTGTTGATCATACCAAACCAAACACTGTGACCCCAGCTGCAGCAACTGGAACATCAGCTGAAGTTGGTGATGACCAAGTTAGACCCAATGAAAGTATCACGGGAGTTTATCATGAATCTACTGTATCTTTCCCACCTCCGCCAAAGCCAACGCATAACGGATTGCCAATGTCACCACCTGTATCGCATGCTCGTCCTACAGTATCACATAAGCCACCAAATCCTCCACGTCCTCCTGTGTCTTCGAAACCGACATTACCTCCGATTCAAACTCACCAGCGCATTACCTCCACAGAACGTGCTCCCATAGGTAGACCCAAAGAGGAAGTACATCAAGCTGCGGTGTTAGGTGCTTATAACTATAATGTTGACGTTGGTTTCGCTCCTCCCCCCAAACCACCGAGATCAATGGTAACTTCGCCAGCTAACGATCCTCAAACTTCACTTTCGTCGCGCAGACCTTCCCAAGAGTATGGTGGAGTTGCTAAAGCTTCATCAAGAACGTTGCCGCCGCCGCCGGGACAACAAAATGGCTCGTTGCCCCAGCATACAGAGGAAGAACCAGCCTCCAATAGTTCAGAAAGTGCACCACCTGCCATGAGAATGTTACCCCTAGCAGATTTACCTCCTCCTCCACAGAGGACTGATTCTCATACCACCACATCCGAGCAACCGGCAGTTCCAAGTAGAACTTTTGATCCACCTCCAAGATATTCCACTAATGAAACTATTCCTCCAACTtataatattgatgaagacaTTCAAACGGCACATAAGAAACCGCCTCCAAAAGTGCcaaaaaagaaggtatCATTAAGGGCAGGAAATAAACCACCTGTCCCCAAGAAAAAGGCTAGTTTGTCCGGTACAGCCACTCATGAACATAACGAGTCAGCCCGCACATCGTTAACGCAAGAAACTAATAACAGtattgatgatgacgatgatgacgattCTGGAGAAGGTAATTCTTTCAGGAAGTATTTGAGGCATGTAGTTCCTGCAGAAAGGGATCATATTCATAAGTCCAAATAA
- the ISA2 gene encoding Isa2p (similar to uniprot|Q12425 Saccharomyces cerevisiae YPR067W ISA2), producing MWPVRLLPYSRTPLTLAPRILNQVPVRAALGVRWQSSSPSSILDTPIRPAKIINEVPDLHFSITNRASKRLAEIYKASKEILRVTVESGGCHGFQYNLKLVPESDKKIGNQEQETDDLNDEDDFETVKDIVYVLPDSIGEVVIDEQSLKILNDTTLTYSTELIGSTFKITGGSMTSSCGCGSSFGLDQET from the coding sequence ATGTGGCCAGTACGACTATTACCATATTCTAGGACTCCTTTGACGCTTGCACCCCGGATACTGAACCAGGTCCCCGTTAGAGCTGCCTTGGGAGTACGCTGGcaatcatcatcaccatcatcgATATTGGATACTCCGATCAGACCAGCAAAGATTATTAATGAAGTACCGGATCTGCATTTTAGCATCACCAACAGAGCTTCCAAGAGACTGGCTGAGATATACAAGgcttcaaaagagattcTTAGGGTGACGGTTGAATCTGGTGGATGTCACGGATTTCAGTACAATTTGAAGCTGGTACCGGAATCTGACAAGAAAATCGGTAACCAGGAACAAGAAACCGATGACCTgaatgacgaagatgattttgaGACTGTTAAGGATATCGTTTATGTATTACCTGATTCCATCGGCGAAGTTGTTATTGATGAGCAGTCCCTAAAGATTTTGAACGATACCACTCTCACATATAGTACCGAATTAATCGGTTCCACTTTCAAGATTACTGGAGGAAGTATGACCAGTAGTTGTGGATGCGGTAGCAGTTTCGGTTTAGACCAGGAAACATGA
- the ALG1 gene encoding chitobiosyldiphosphodolichol beta-1,4 mannosyltransferase (similar to uniprot|P16661 Saccharomyces cerevisiae YBR110W ALG1 Mannosyltransferase in the endoplasmic reticulum), with protein MSVFGFDNIPTWLWWLLAIYLATPFVLYVVQPYLFYEGKSTKTRILIVVLGDLGHSPRILYHARSFSKAGFQVELSGYVDSDIPTDILDDDNIEIHGLKKYGSEKGLLVKALKQGLQLCSMFWKLRAVDYILLQNPPTIPILPIAVVVKTFSRAKLIIDWHNLGYTILQMKFKDQFLHPLVLLAYLIEWIFAKFANYHLTVTKAMKTYLVEKFGIDGKKIAVLYDRPGKQFSPLKEADDREALLKQEFIAKYIPKEFDISKDKIFVTSTSFTPDEDISVLIGSFKIYENSFQKFDQTLPRILCFITGKGPLQEKIVKQVQDFKWDRVQVEFLWLSSEDYPKLLRLCDYGVSLHTSSSGLDLPMKILDMFGSGLPVICMNYPVLDELVQQNVNGLKFADRRELHEALIFSVKDEQVHQEIKRGALRESKNRWNESWESALSELKIIHK; from the coding sequence ATGTCtgtttttggatttgataACATTCCGACGTGGCTTTGGTGGTTGTTGGCGATTTATTTGGCAACACCGTTTGTGCTTTACGTTGTACAACCCTATTTGTTTTATGAGGGTAAAAGTACGAAAACCAGGATACTGATAGTTGTTCTCGGTGATTTGGGTCATTCACCAAGGATTTTATACCATGCAAGAAGTTTCAGCAAAGCTGGGTTTCAGGTAGAGCTATCAGGGTACGTTGATTCAGATATTCCAACCGATATACTGGATGATGacaatattgaaattcatggattgaagaaatatggTTCTGAAAAAGGGTTACTGGTAAAGGCATTAAAACAAGGATTACAACTTTGTTCCATGTTCTGGAAACTTAGGGCAGTCGATTATATCCTTTTGCAAAACCCACCAACGATTCCTATCTTACCAATAGCTGTTGTTGTTAAGACATTTTCAAGGGCAAAATTAATCATCGATTGGCATAACCTGGGTTACACTATATTGCAAATGAAATTTAAAGACCAGTTTTTACATCCGTTGGTACTCTTGGCGTATTTGATCGAATGGATTTTTGCCAAGTTTGCTAATTACCATTTAACGGTGACTAAAGCTATGAAAACGTATTTGGTGGAGAAATTCGGCATCGATGGGAAAAAGATAGCAGTGTTATATGATAGACCGGGCAAACAGTTCAGTCCGTTGAAAGAAGCTGATGACCGTGAAGCTttgttgaaacaagaaTTCATCGCCAAATATATACcgaaagaatttgatatttcaaaggatAAGATATTTGTCACTTCTACCTCTTTCACACCGGACGAAGATATCTCAGTATTAATCGGATCCTTCAAGATATATGAAAATTCATTCCAAAAGTTTGATCAGACTTTGCCTCGAATCTTGTGTTTCATCACTGGGAAGGGCCCATTGCAAGAAAAGATTGTAAAACAGGTACAGGATTTCAAATGGGACCGCGTCCAGGTCGAATTCTTATGGCTATCATCAGAAGATTATCCTAAGCTATTAAGGTTGTGTGACTATGGGGTATCGTTACATACTTCAAGCTCGGGGCTTGATTTACCTATGAAAATCCTTGATATGTTCGGTTCTGGGTTACCTGTCATCTGTATGAATTATCCCGTATTGGACGAACTTGTTCAACAGAATGTTAATGGGTTGAAATTTGCAGATAGACGTGAGTTGCATGAAGCTCTTATATTTTCGGTGAAAGATGAACAGGTTCATCAGGAGATCAAAAGAGGTGCCCTTAGAGAAAGCAAAAATAGATGGAATGAAAGTTGGGAATCCGCGTTGtctgaattgaagattatTCATAAGTGA
- the SND3 gene encoding Snd3p (highly similar to uniprot|P38264 Saccharomyces cerevisiae YBR106W PHO88 Probable membrane protein involved in phosphate transport), which yields MNAQISNLVIMLIMMQVSRRLDMEDPSIVLYIRIAYVASVAITWSIYQYARAQIVKKNDLATLKYVAPANPLGGQTEKKLEVTTVRDYDLQQIDSAIKSIYTGLAMMGFMHLYMKYTNPLFMQTISPIKSALEHNEVQIHLFGKPASGDLKRPFKTPSLFGGAGGASEPKTDKKSIETAEKAGNGGVKAE from the coding sequence ATGAATGCTCAAATCAGTAACCTAGTCATCATGTTGATCATGATGCAAGTATCTCGTCGTTTGGATATGGAGGATCCTTCGATCGTGTTGTACATCCGTATCGCTTATGTCGCTTCTGTTGCCATCACTTGGTCCATCTACCAATACGCTAGAGCTCAAATCGTTAAGAAGAACGATTTGGCCACTTTGAAATACGTGGCTCCAGCTAACCCATTGGGTGGTCAAACCGagaaaaaattggaagTCACTACCGTTCGTGATTACGATTTACAACAGATTGATTCTGCCATTAAATCCATCTACACTGGTTTGGCTATGATGGGTTTCATGCATTTGTACATGAAATACACCAACCCATTGTTCATGCAAACCATCTCACCAATCAAGTCCGCTTTGGAACATAACGAAGTTCAAATTCATTTGTTCGGAAAACCAGCTTCTGGTGATTTGAAGAGACCTTTCAAGACTCCATCTTTGTTCGGTGGTGCCGGTGGTGCCAGTGAACCAAAGACTGACAAGAAATCTATCGAAACTGCTGAAAAGGCTGGTAACGGTGGTGTCAAAGCTGAATAA
- the VID24 gene encoding glucose-induced degradation complex subunit VID24 (similar to uniprot|P38263 Saccharomyces cerevisiae YBR105C VID24 also involved in vacuolar protein targeting peripheral vesicle membrane protein) yields the protein MINEDTRSHSSGLETQLAKASSSSPYKGQGQTQEQQQQQQQQQKQQSPIAFPAPLTPFFHRNPYFRNTSLHRTGSHDSINSIRRSHENFQDSEDYDIQDSCSPSLNSPPRSRPQTPKNHERTHWLGARKRFVGYQLSGYKKFQVMITIQSVSLPNDNESNCCSPHLTGFLSIKGLTVQNPEITTFFESITVTDSLGFLSKDIPIDYASYKASDQTDLEHWLNFPSFKELCMQNDPKYPSKNILQSIIDGTYSHTDYLNQRFLYMRWNEKFLVPDADLESIDGASYDGYYYIVHDQLLGNILGFYYHEHAERFQQLELQPLQEPSIGDCSFEFA from the coding sequence ATGATCAACGAAGATACACGTTCGCATAGCTCTGGGTTGGAGACGCAACTCGCCAAGGCGAGTAGCTCGTCTCCATATAAGGGTCAGGGTCAGACCCAggaacaacagcaacagcaacagcaacagcaaaaACAGCAATCACCTATAGCATTCCCTGCGCCTTTGACTCCTTTTTTCCATAGAAACCCATATTTCAGGAACACTTCGCTGCACAGAACTGGGTCTCACGATTCTATCAATTCGATACGGCGTTCGCATGAAAACTTTCAAGATTCGGAGGATTACGATATCCAGGACTCATGCTCACCATCTTTGAACTCGCCTCCTAGATCGAGACCTCAGACTCCCAAGAACCACGAAAGAACTCATTGGCTAGGGGCTAGAAAACGGTTTGTTGGGTACCAACTCTCGGGATACAAGAAGTTCCAAGTCATGATCACTATCCAATCTGTTTCTTTACCAAATGATAACGAATCCAACTGTTGCTCGCCTCATTTGACTGGATTCCTCTCTATAAAGGGTCTCACGGTACAAAATCCCGAGATCACCACTTTCTTCGAATCCATCACCGTAACGGATTCTCTAGGGTTTCTATCCAAAGATATCCCAATAGATTATGCGTCCTATAAGGCCTCGGACCAGACTGATTTGGAGCATTGGTTGAATTTCccatctttcaaagaactttgCATGCAAAACGATCCAAAGTATCCTTCTAAGAATATTCTACAATCTATCATCGATGGTACTTACTCACATACCGATTACTTGAATCAAAGGTTCCTTTACATGAGGTGGAATGAGAAATTCCTGGTGCCTGATGCCGATTTGGAATCAATAGATGGTGCATCTTACGACGGCTACTACTACATAGTACACGATCAATTACTTGGTAACATTCTGGGGTTCTACTACCATGAACATGCTGAAAGATTTCAACAGTTAGAATTGCAACCTTTACAAGAACCATCAATCGGAGATTGTTCATTCGAATTTGCATAA
- a CDS encoding uncharacterized protein (no similarity), whose translation MNGLERWYFYHSPDDIRIDVLIEDLREFCNVDVADIDGEEGIWLIDNSEDELRVFLSDTVCCTNSQQDNRITKTLSKHQVYLVPLQLDNETVYQFLTEITSNMDVVKIDYMTRDTKLLNQFQIQVNVSDFPAGLHLLPKLLSDRLGISKEFPIKTVHIVQQRVTLRSTYIEQPDSSNANGVLLEYLLGCKNLIV comes from the coding sequence ATGAATGGCTTGGAGCGATGGTATTTTTATCATTCACCAGATGATATTCGGATCGATGTGCTCATTGAAGATCTGCGTGAGTTCTGCAATGTTGATGTGGCTGATATAGATGGTGAAGAAGGAATTTGGCTTATAGATAATTCTGAGGACGAATTACGTGTATTTTTGAGTGATACAGTATGTTGTACTAATAGTCAACAGGATAATCGGATTACAAAGACATTAAGCAAACACCAGGTGTACCTGGTGCCCTTACAGCTTGACAATGAGACTGTATACCAGTTTTTAACAGAAATTACATCCAATATGGACGTTGTGAAAATCGATTATATGACTAGGGACACCAAGTTATTgaatcaatttcaaatccaagtGAACGTCAGCGATTTCCCCGCTGGTTTGCATCTTTTACCTAAATTATTAAGCGATAGGTTAGGGATCTCGAAAGAGTTCCCAATAAAAACAGTACATATTGTCCAGCAGAGAGTGACACTGCGATCGACATATATCGAGCAACCAGACTCATCAAATGCCAATGGTGTTCTATTAGAATATTTGTTAGGATGTAAGAACCTCATAGTTTAA
- the UBA3 gene encoding NEDD8-activating protein UBA3 (similar to uniprot|Q99344 Saccharomyces cerevisiae YPR066W UBA3 Protein that acts together with Ula1p to activate Rub1p before its conjugation to proteins (neddylation) which may play a role in protein degradation GFP-fusion protein localizes to the cytoplasm in a punctate pattern) produces MDVSDVKILILGAGGLGCEIVKTLALYGLPELHIVDMDTIELTNLNRQFLFSTRDIGKPKASVAAEAINRLQIPCKNGVTGFVHVVPHNQDLTQFNDDFISQFDIIVSGLDSIEARRWINFKLHDVTVKSNFKTVIPFIDGATEGLMGNCKLIVPGFTSCYECSLSTLPQNTETYPLCTLASNPRTLAHCIQYASIILWPREFPNRPHDLESPDDLQWLYEKSLHRAEEFNIHHSTLTTRYVLGVLKSIIPSVTTTNSIIAGQCCKQAIDLLTDKIDIETCPTFTMYNGEAGATMFSYRHERDASCTVCSVFA; encoded by the coding sequence ATGGATGTCAGTGATGTAAAAATATTGATCCTTGGTGCCGGTGGTCTTGGATGTGAGATTGTCAAGACATTGGCGCTGTACGGTTTGCCAGAATTACATATTGTCGATATGGATACCATCGAATTGACCAATTTGAACCGTCAATTTCTATTCAGTACCCGTGATATTGGCAAACCAAAAGCGTCTGTAGCTGCAGAAGCTATCAATAGATTGCAAATACCTTGCAAGAATGGAGTTACAGGTTTTGTGCATGTGGTGCCTCACAATCAAGATTTGACTCAGTTCAACGATGACTTCATCTCACAATTCGATATAATCGTATCCGGACTCGATTCTATCGAGGCAAGACGTTGgatcaacttcaaattaCACGATGTAACTGTCAAATCCAACTTCAAGACCGTAATACCTTTCATAGACGGTGCCACGGAGGGACTTATGGGTAACTGTAAGCTCATAGTGCCTGGGTTCACCTCATGTTACGAATGTTCTCTTTCCACGCTGCCGCAAAATACAGAAACTTATCCGCTCTGTACACTTGCATCCAACCCAAGAACCCTAGCACACTGCATTCAATACGCTTCCATCATTCTCTGGCCTCGAGAATTTCCTAACAGACCTCATGACTTGGAGTCTCCCGATGATCTACAGTGGTTGTACGAAAAATCATTACATAGAGCGGAGGAATTCAACATACACCATTCAACTCTAACAACAAGATACGTTCTGGGCGTACTAAAATCTATTATACCCAGCGTTACTACTACAAACTCAATCATTGCTGGTCAATGTTGCAAACAAGCTATCGACTTACTCACTGATAAAATCGATATTGAGACATGTCCAACTTTCACGATGTATAATGGAGAAGCTGGTGCAACCATGTTCTCTTACAGGCATGAAAGGGATGCTAGTTGTACCGTGTGCAGCGTGTTCGCATAG
- the CMD1 gene encoding calmodulin (uniprot|O60041 Kluyveromyces lactis KLLA0B09427g CMD1 Calmodulin) produces the protein MSQNLTEEQIAEFKEAFALFDKDNSGSISASELATVMRSLGLSPSEAEVADLMNEIDVDGNHAIEFSEFLALMSRQLKCNDSEQELLEAFKVFDKNGDGLISAAELKHVLTSIGEKLTDAEVDEMLREVSDGSGEINIKQFAALLSK, from the coding sequence atgtCGCAGAATTTAACAGAGGAACAAATTgcagaattcaaagaggCATTTGCCTTGTTCGATAAGGATAATAGCGGCTCCATTTCTGCTAGTGAGTTGGCTACCGTGATGAGATCTTTGGGTCTTTCGCCCAGTGAAGCCGAAGTTGCTGACTTGATGAACGAAATTGATGTTGATGGTAACCATGCCATTGAATTCAGTGAGTTTTTAGCGTTAATGTCCAGACAATTGAAGTGTAACGATTCGGAACAAGAGTTGTTGGAAGCTTTCAAGGTGTTTGATAAGAACGGGGATGGTTTGATCTCTGCTGCAGAGTTGAAACATGTTTTGACGTCGattggtgaaaaattgaCCGATGCGGAAGTCGATGAAATGTTGAGAGAAGTTAGCGATGGCTCGGGTGAAATTAACATCAAACAATTTGCTGCCCTTCTATCCAAATAG